CATGTAATTCATGCCGAACATGCGGTCTCCAAAAAAATATGCGAATGCAACGCTCGCGCCCGTTGAAACCAGGATCGCTCCACCGAACCCTTCCCACGTTTTGCCGGGACTGATCCGCGGAATCATCTTGTGCTTTCCTATGAGCGACCCCACCGCGTATGCGCCAGTGTCGCTGAACTTGGTCACGAGAATGAAATACAGGACGTAGATCTTGCCCGTGCCGGCAAGGGGTTCTGCGAACGAGAAGAATTGAATTTTTTGGATGAAGTTCAGGAGCCACGGGACGTACATCAATCCGAACAGCGTCGTGGAAATCGCAAGAATGCCTGCCGTGTTGCTCCTGGCGAAAAACTGGCGCAGACACAATCCGAGCACGAAAAGAATCAGAAAGGAGGTTTCGAAATCATTGACGCGTGCAGGTGAATCCTGCCGCCCGACGACACCCGTCAGGTTCAGGAACGTTCCCGCCATGAGGAGAATGCCGCCAAAAATGCCCCAGTTTCTGAAGCACACGAGATCCCGCTTTTGAACCAGCCCGTAGAATTCGATCAAGCCGACGATTGCGAGAAAAACCATCGTCGCGCCGAAAACGTAATCCGAGAGAACTTTGTTCTTTGAGAACAGCGCAGTGA
Above is a window of Verrucomicrobiia bacterium DNA encoding:
- a CDS encoding CDP-archaeol synthase, which translates into the protein MSDASAPAPAPQSKLKIFASRLTSTVILWTVVLTALFSKNKVLSDYVFGATMVFLAIVGLIEFYGLVQKRDLVCFRNWGIFGGILLMAGTFLNLTGVVGRQDSPARVNDFETSFLILFVLGLCLRQFFARSNTAGILAISTTLFGLMYVPWLLNFIQKIQFFSFAEPLAGTGKIYVLYFILVTKFSDTGAYAVGSLIGKHKMIPRISPGKTWEGFGGAILVSTGASVAFAYFFGDRMFGMNYMHAVILGVLLSVSAVVGDLIESIFKREAGVKDSGKLFPGIGGILDLLDSLLFNAPLMYLYLRHVLTRP